A portion of the Segatella copri DSM 18205 genome contains these proteins:
- a CDS encoding endonuclease/exonuclease/phosphatase family protein yields the protein MFKGFKEFTYKMVAGANVATIIIMLLVGFSDFFQPEKFAALANLGLLFPVFLIVNLGFLLFWLLFRSKYAIIPFLGFLICFVPVRKYMPINFSGETPKGCIKVLSYNTWNFGAQTEDAEGTNICIAYLQEQDADIVCLQEACPTSRNIEQIDSMLKPMYAYQDTTMHVNGGNCLMLLSKYPILSKERIPYESKGNMSVAYRLKVKDREVLLINNHLETTGLSLEDRRQFKNLVIGKLQVDTAEETSKLLVVKLAEATKKRAPEAEAVAKYIQQHKEQSIILCGDFNDGPISYAHRTIAKDLTDCYIASGNGPGISYHHGGFFVRIDNIMCSDDWEPYECKVDDKIAVSDHYPIICKLKMRPKKQK from the coding sequence ATGTTTAAAGGATTTAAGGAATTTACATATAAGATGGTAGCTGGTGCTAATGTGGCAACTATCATCATCATGTTGCTGGTGGGCTTTTCTGACTTTTTTCAGCCGGAAAAGTTCGCCGCATTGGCTAATCTTGGCTTACTTTTCCCGGTTTTTCTTATAGTTAACTTAGGTTTTTTGCTTTTCTGGTTGCTCTTCCGGTCTAAGTATGCCATTATTCCATTCTTAGGCTTCTTGATCTGTTTTGTTCCTGTCCGCAAGTATATGCCAATCAACTTTTCTGGCGAAACTCCAAAAGGTTGTATCAAAGTTCTATCATATAATACCTGGAATTTTGGTGCACAGACAGAGGATGCCGAAGGAACTAATATCTGTATTGCTTATCTGCAGGAGCAGGATGCTGATATTGTTTGTCTGCAGGAAGCATGTCCTACTTCCCGGAATATTGAACAGATAGATAGTATGCTCAAGCCTATGTATGCTTATCAGGATACAACGATGCACGTGAATGGCGGAAATTGTCTTATGTTGCTCAGTAAATACCCCATTCTTTCGAAAGAGCGAATTCCTTATGAATCGAAAGGAAATATGAGTGTAGCGTATCGTCTGAAAGTGAAAGATAGAGAGGTCCTTCTCATCAATAATCATTTGGAAACTACCGGCTTAAGTTTAGAGGACAGACGCCAGTTCAAGAATCTGGTTATCGGAAAATTGCAGGTTGATACTGCAGAAGAAACGTCCAAACTGCTCGTTGTAAAACTTGCCGAGGCAACAAAGAAACGGGCTCCGGAGGCTGAGGCTGTAGCAAAATACATTCAGCAGCATAAAGAACAGAGTATTATTTTGTGCGGTGACTTTAATGATGGTCCTATCTCTTATGCTCATCGAACGATAGCTAAAGATTTGACGGATTGCTACATTGCAAGTGGTAACGGACCGGGTATCAGCTATCATCATGGAGGCTTTTTTGTTCGCATTGACAATATCATGTGTTCAGACGATTGGGAGCCTTATGAATGTAAAGTTGATGATAAAATCGCCGTTTCAGACCACTATCCTATCATTTGTAAGCTAAAAATGCGCCCTAAAAAGCAAAAATAG